A single window of Venturia canescens isolate UGA chromosome 3, ASM1945775v1, whole genome shotgun sequence DNA harbors:
- the LOC122408125 gene encoding SET and MYND domain-containing protein 4-like isoform X2, whose product MPLRKSEALGEFHQLVHDITSTKTFVEQFQCLSKKCDRRGMIKILLDIAEVAQLRVQESYHEKDDEEAEKIYRTYQTLPMDRNDRGIFVRTSFLTKAFFAATPRSMLFKDILLERARCWYSANLFTRCLKDCDYLMNILNGTENDLIDSIPLHNHKMNVECTELISKCIESLKRANKASRKAPNKIVPLPHIEGKLNSKMPSCSNSVIQCYDRIRGRHLVSTRNIKTGSVILIDQPFSFSTDIQSLSTNCLHCHISLNLQDNVRIPCQNCQTVSYCSNRCRQQSWQKYHKYECKIFDYFYEINGREVNPAQQRRSHLLLAWRTTIESAIDKTRDCLRDDWLSYQESSSNQDNNSRETYFSIDPYDSSCYQTVFALETHCSDSSTIINLSRSVCSIFFTKCLELVFLQNHPSSTASIDTNKLLLVAVGMLRHMQSVDCNAYEIVENIRDETTRIWGPRNVGGAIYPTVSLINHGCYPNVVRHSYPHDKNYDC is encoded by the exons ATGCCATTGCGAAAAAG TGAGGCTTTGGGTGAGTTTCATCAACTTGTACATGACATTACCTCGACAAAGACATTCGTCGAACAATTCCAGTGTCTCAGTAAAAAATGCGATAGACGTGgtatgataaaaattctcCTGGATATCGCAGAAGTTGCACAATTACGAGTTCAAGAATCATATCATGAGAAGGATGATGAAGAggctgaaaaaatttacaGAACGTATCAAACTCTTCCAATGGATAGAAATGATCGTGGAATTTTCGTACGAACAAGTTTTCTTACGAAAGCATTTTTTGCAGCGACTCCAAGGAGCATGTTGTTTAAAGATATTCTTCTTGAACGTGCCCGATGCTGGTACTCCGCGAATTTGTTTACCAGATGCTTGAAAGATTGTGACTATTTAATGAACATTTTGAATGGAacagaaaatgatctcatagaCAGCATTCCATTGCATAATCATAAAATGAATGTGGAATGTACCGAGCTCATATCGAAATGTATTGAATCTCTTAAGCGTGCTAACAAAGCATCCCGAAAAGCGCCGAACAAGATTGTGCCTTTACCACACATCGAAGGCAAATTGAACTCGAAAATGCCAAGCTGCAGTAACTCTGTAATTCAGTGTTACGACAGAATAAGAGGTAGGCACCTCGTTTCGACGAGAAATATAAAGACTGGTAGTGTGATACTGATCGACCAACCTTTTTCCTTCAGTACCGATATCCAGTCGCTTTCAACAAACTGTTTGCACTGTCACATATCGCTCAACCTTCAAGATAATGTTCGGATACCCTGCcaaaattgtcaaactgtGTCGTATTGCTCGAATCGTTGTCGGCAACAATCCTggcaaaaatatcataaatacGAATGTAAGATTTTCGATTACTTTTACGAGATCAATGGTCGCGAAGTCAATCCTGCCCAACAACGCAGATCACATTTGTTGCTTGCTTGGAGGACCACCATCGAGAGTGCGATCGATAAAACGAGAGATTGTTTACGTGATGATTGGCTCAGTTATCAGGAGTCGTCGAGCAACCAGGATAACAATAGTCGAGAAACGTATTTCTCAATTGATCCATATGATTCTTCTTGCTATCAGACGGTTTTTGCTCTTGAAACCCATTGTTCCGATTCTTCGACGATCATTAATCTTTCACGATCCGTGTGCTCGATATTTTTCACCAAATGTTTAGAACTTGTTTTCTTACAAAATCATCCATCCTCTACTGCTTcgatcgatacaaataaattgttactGGTTGCTGTTGGAATGCTTCGACATATGCAATCAGTAGATTGTAACGCTTATGAAATTGTGGAAAACATAAGGGATGAAACGACAAGAATTTGGGGACCGCGCAATGTTGGAGGAGCAATTTATCCCACTGTGAGTTTGATAAATCACGGTTGTTACCCAAATGTCGTCCGACACTCTTATCCTCATG acaAAAATTACGACTGTTAG
- the LOC122408127 gene encoding uncharacterized protein, giving the protein MKDAIWATYYHYSSTDKNPQHGNCPKGPNSWCAWQRASATNTLSSFKHDYTPIPDDVLTAMKPIYEDLSKDELLERCVGGFTQNNNESLDQLIWKITPKILPAGSKIVNIAALVAACTFNEGSSDLLLFMHGMDLKLGRNSHEYVRNSDENRVCAAEKKSANETRAARIRRRQEQKNVLDIAAASGSLLYGPRIDDSI; this is encoded by the exons atgaaagacgcTATATGGGCTACTTATTATCACTACAGCTCTACAGACAAAAATCCTCAGCACGGAAATTGCCCAAAAGGTCCAAACTCCTGGTGCGCCTGGCAGCGAGCATCGGCTACGAACACACTTTCATCATTCAAACATGATTATACTCCAATACCAGATGATGTTTTGACTGCAATGAAACCTATCTATGAAGATCTCAGTAAGGATGAGCTTCTGGAGCGGTGTGTTGGCGGTTTTacacaaaataataatgaaagctTGGACCAGTTAATCTGGAAGATCACTCCAAAAATACTTCCTGCTGGTTCAAAGATCGTTAATATTGCTGCATTGGTGGCTGCTTGCACTTTTAATGAAGGATCATcagatttattattatttatgcaCGGTATGGATTTGAAACTTGGCCGAAATTCCCACGAATATGTCCGAAATTCAGATGAAAACCGTGTGTGCGCagccgaaaaaaaatctgcgaaCGAGACTCGCGCAGCCAGGATTCGTCGTAGACAGGAGCAAAAGAATGTCCTGGACATTGCAGCTGCTTCAGGTTCTTTACTCTATGGCCCAAGAATCGACGATTCAAT ATGA